In Gemmobacter sp., the sequence GAATTCGGGGGCCAGGTCAAAGCGGCGGATCCGCGTGGTGCGCAGGCCGATGAATTCCACCGTGCCCTCGACCACGCCATCGACGCGGATCCAGTCGCCGATCTCGAACCGTTTCTCGGCGATGATGAAAATGCCGCCGAACAGATTCTTGAACAGGTTCTGCGCCCCAAGCGCCACCGCCGCGCCGACAAGGCCGAAGCCCGCGAGGATTGGCCCGACCTTGATCCCCCAGATATCCAGCAGCGTCGCCAGGCCCAGCACAAGAACGCGCGCGACGGTGGTGGCAAGCCCCAGCATCGACTGCGAGGCGGCGGTAGACCGGTGGTTGATCCGCTGGACCAGCGGGCTGATCACCGCATAGATCCCCCAGTAGATCTGGAACACGATCAGCGACTTGGCCAGATCAAGGACCAGATCCTTGCCCGGGGGCGATTCCAGCACGAATTCGCCCAGCACCAGCAGGGCTACGACCGAGGAAAGCAGCTGTGCAGGCAGCGCAAGCGCCGTCAGGACCGCCTGCCTCTGGTCGGCCGGCTGGCGGCGCATCAACCTGCCTGCCGCCAGTGCCAGAAGCCGCGCCGCCGCCTTGCGCAGGATCAGGGCCGCAAGGACAAGCGCCACGACCACCACCAGACGACCAAGGTCGATCCCCATCCGGATCCTGTCGAGGGTGCGACGGGTGCCGTCCGGAAAAACCGCCGTGGTGAAGGAGCCTCGGGGTTTCCACGGCGCGGGGGATGCCACCCCCGACGAGGCATAGCATTCAGTTCCTCGATAAATACAACCAACGCAGCAGCGGGGTTTGCTCCCGAGGTGTTTTGCTGACTGATTCACCCGAAGGGTCCGCGCTGCTTATCACCGGCTTACGGGATAGGCCAAGGCGCTGGACAGTGCCGCGAATGGCGCTGATAAGTATTTGAAATTATTCGGGAAATTGGTCGGAGCGAGAGGATTCGAACCTCCGACCCCCTGCTCCCGAAGCAGGTGCGCTACCAGGCTGCGCTACGCTCCGACCGTGGCGGGGGCGTAACCCGTCCTTCGGGAAAACGCAAGGGGGAGAATGCGGCTAAAGTGCCGGGGGCTTGCCATTGCCGGGGCCCAGCACCGGGCGGGTGCGCGAGGTGGCGGGGCGCGACTCGCGGATGACGATGTAAAGCCCGTTGGCGATCACCAGCGCGGTGCCGGTCAGGGTGACCGCATCGGGGAATTCGTCAAAGAACAGCGCGCCATACAGCACGGCCCACAGGATCTGGGAATACTGCATGGGGGCAACCACCACCGCCTCGCCGTTGCGGTAGGCCAGGATCACCAGCTGCATGGCGACAAAGGCCATCACCGCCACCACGATCATCACCGCCACATCCGGCCCCGGCATCGGACGGTAGACAAAGGGCATCGCCATCCCCATCAGCACGAAATTCCCGCCCATCGCATACATCAGCATTACGGCGGGGCGTTCCTGCCGGCCGATGCGGCGGGCGATGATGGCGTTCAGCGCCCCGCAGGTGGCGGCGGTCAGGGCGGCCAGATGGCCCAGCGACAGCGGCGTGCTGCCCGGCCGCAGCACCACCAGCACGCCGCACAGCCCCACCCCCACCGCCAGCATGCGCCGCAGCCCGACCTTTTCCCCCAGCAGCGGAATGGCCAGAACCGTGATCATCAGCGGACTGGAAAACAGGATCGCGTAGACCTGCGCCAGCGGCAGCACCGAAAAGGCATAATAGGCCGCCAGTGCCGACAGGGCGACCGACAGGCCGCGAAACACCATCAGCCGGGGGTTCACCGGCAGCAGCGTGCCATGCGCCCGGTCCAGCGCCAGCATGACCAGAATCAACGGAAAGCTGAACAGCGCAATGCAGAACACCAGCTGCACCGGCGCATAGCTGGCCGCCAGCGACTTGATCAGGGCATCATGGGTAGCAAAGATGCCGAATGCAGCAAGCGCCATCAGGGCGCCGGTAGCATTTGGGCTGGGTCGGGGCATGGCGCGGCGGCTCCGGCGGCGCCCTGGCGGCGCGAATGGGCAAACCATAGCGCAACCGGCGGCAGGCACAACGGGGCGGGGCGACGAATCGGCGCTTTACTCCGGGTGCCGCATTCTTCACAGTGGGCCGACATGACCCTTGCCGCGACCCCCGCCCATGACCTCTGACGCAGCCCTGGATCTTCGCCGTTTTCTCGGCTCCGACAGGTTCGGCTGCGTGATGGCCGACCCGCCGTGGCGGTTTGCCAACCGCACGGGCAAGGTGGCCCCGGAGCACCGGCGCCTGTCGCGCTATCCGACCATGACGCTGGACTACATCTGCGCCTTGCCGGTGGCCGACCATCTGGAGGATCGGGCGCATTGCTGCCTGTGGGTGCCCAATGCCCTGTTGCCCGATGGTCTGCGCGTGCTGGCGGCCTGGGGGTTCGACTACAAGTCGAACCTGATCTGGCACAAGGAACGCAAGGATGGCGGGTCCGATGGCCGCGGCGTGGGGTTCTACTTCCGCAACGTGACCGAAATCATCCTGTTCGGCACCCGGGGCAAGAACGTGCGGACCCTGCCGGCCGGGCGGCGGCAGGTGAACTTCCTGTCCACCCGCAAGCGCGAACATTCCCGCAAGCCGGATGAACAGTACGAGCTGATCGAAAGCTGTTCCTGGGGCCCCTATCTGGAACTGTTCGGGCGCGGCGTGCGGCCGGGCTGGACGGTCTGGGGCAATCAGGCCGATGCCGATTACAAGCCGACGTGGAAGACCTACGGCTACAACTCGGGGCTGGCGGCGGAATAATCCCCCGGCGTGGTGCCCGTGGCTGGCCGGGGCCTCCGGCGGGGATATTTGGATCAGAGCGAAACGGGCACCCTCAGGCGAACAGGTCGGGTTCGGGGGCCGGCTGCGGGGTATCGTCGGACAGGGTGCCTTCGGGCAGCCCGATCAGCAAGAGCGGACAGGGGTTGCCCACCCCGCGCCGCACCCGTTCGTCCAGCTTGGCCCAATGGGTGCTGGCGGCGCCGAACTTGTCGGCGACGAACTTGCGCGCAAAGGCTTCGGCAAAGCCCGATCCCCGCGCCACCTGTGCTGCCACCGCCCGGCGCTGCGCCGTGGTGCGTTCAGAGATACCCAGCCGGTCCAGATCATCGTCCGAGGCCAGGCCCTGCGCCTCCATCCAGTGGCGGATGCGGGGCAGCATCGCCTCTTGCAGGCTGCGGCCGCGCGTCACGATGATGCCCAGGCTGATCGCCGACAAGGCATGCAGCCGCTTGAAATTCTCCAGATCCCGGTCGAAGAACGGATCCTTGTTGTTCCATTCGATCTCCAGCGCCAGTCCGCCCCGGGGGGCAAAGCGGACGTGGTCCACCTCGTGGCTGATCGAGGCGCGTTCATGGCCGTCCACGATGGTCTGGACGCTGAACTTGTGTTTGTGCCAGCCGGCATCGGTCAGGGCATGGCGCAGGCGGCGGGTCTGGCCGCTTTCGCCGCCACCACCGCCGATCACCTCGGCAATGCCGACGCGGAATGTGCGAAGGGCGGCCACAAGGCCGCCCAGCTGATCGGGAAAGTCATGCACCAGGATCGCCTCGGCATGGTTCAGCGCCAGAACGTCGAACCCGGCCGCGCGCAACCCCGCCAGCATCAGGCGTCTTTCGGCAGCACGCGCAGGCGCAGTTCGCGCAGCTGGTCGTTCGTCGGCTCGCTGGGCGCGTTCATCAGCAGATCCTCGGCCCGCTGGTTCATCGGGAACAGGATCACCTGGCGGATGTTCGCCTCGTCCGCCAGCAGCATCACGATACGGTCGATGCCGGCCGCGCAGCCGCCGTGGGGCGGGGCGCCATAGCGGAACGCCTTGACCATGCCGCCAAAGCGCTTCTCGACCTCGTCCTTGCCGTAGCCCGCCAGTTCGAACGCCTTGAACATGATTTCCGGCGTATGGTTGCGGATGCCGCCCGAGATCAGCTCGTAGCCGTTGCAGGCCAGGTCATACTGATAAGCGTAAACCTTCAGCGGATCGCCGTTCAGCGCCTCAAGGCCCCCCTGCGGCATCGAGAAGGGATTGTGGCTGAAGTCGATCTTGCCGGTTTCCGGGTCTTTTTCATACATCGGGAAGTCGACGATCCAGGCGAAGCGGAAGGTATCCGTTTCCGTCAGGCCCAGTTCGCGGCCGATCTCGTTGCGGGCGCGGCCGGCGACCGCCTCGAACGTCTCGGGCTTGCCCCCCAGAAAGAAGGCCGCATCGCCCACGCCCAGATCCAGCTGCTTGCGGATCGCCTCGGTCCGTTCGGGGCCGATGTTCTTGGCCAAGGGGCCGGCCGCCTCCATGACGCCGTTTTCCTCGCGCCAGAAGATATAGCCCATGCCCGGCAGGCCCTGGCTTTGCGCAAAGCTGTTCATCCGGTCGCAGAACTTGCGGCTGCCGCCCTTGGGCGCCGGAATCGCGCGGATCTCGGTTCCTTCCTGTTCCAGCAGCTTGGCGAAGATGGCAAAGCCCGATCCGGCGAAATGCTCGGACACGATCTGCATCTTGATGGGGTTGCGCAGGTCGGGCTTGTCCGACCCGTACCACAGCAGCGAGTCGCGATAGGCGATGCGCGGCCAGTCGGTGCTGACGGTGCGCCCCTTGCCGAATTCCTCGAACAGGCCCTGGATCACCGGCTGGACGGTGGCGAACACGTCTTCCTGCGTGACAAATGACATCTCCAGATCCAGCTGGTAGAAATCGGTCGGGCTGCGGTCGGCGCGCGGATCCTCGTCGCGGAAACAGGGCGCGATCTGGAAATAGCGGTCAAAGCCCGAGACCATCAACAGTTGCTTGAACTGCTGCGGCGCCTGCGGCAGGGCATAGAACTTGCCCGGATGCAGGCGCGACGGCACCAGAAAGTCGCGCGCCCCTTCGGGCGAGGAGGCGGTGATGATCGGCGTCTGGAATTCGTTGAAGCCGCCATCCCACATCCGGTTGCGGATCGACCGGATGACGTTCGAGCGCAGCATCATGTTGGCATGCAGCGTTTCGCGCCGCAGGTCGAGGAAACGGTAGGTCAGCCGGGTTTCTTCCGGGTAATCCGGTTCGCCGAACACCGGCAGCGGCAGGTCGTCCGACGGGCCCAGCACCTCGACCCCGGTGCAGTAAACCTCGATCTCGCCGGTCGGCAGCTTGGGGTTCACCAGCGATGCATCGCGCGCCTTCACCCGGCCGTCGATGCGGATGCAGGTTTCCGCCCGCAGCCGCTCCAGCGCCTTCAGCGCGGGGCTGTCGGCATCGGCCAGCACCTGGGTGATGCCGTAATGGTCGCGCAGGTCGATGAACAGCACGCCGCCGTGGTCGCGCACCCGATGCACCCAGCCCGACAGGCGCACATCCTGCCCGACATTCGCGCTGTTCAATCCGGCACAGGTATGGCTGCGATAGGCGTGCATGGGCTTCCCTTTCCGCGGGGCTTTCGTGACCGCGCCGTGAAAGCGCGGGGCGCGCGCGAAGTCAAGGGTGGCCATGCGCCCATGTTTCGCTCTGATCCAAATATCCCCGCCGGAGGCCCCGGCCAGCCCCCCGCGCCCCGGCCCGCAGGATCAGACCAGCACCTCGCGCGCGACCTGATCGCCCACGCCGAACACCCGCTTGTAGCGCGCGATCTCGTCGGCCGGGCCCATCGCCTTGCTGGGGTTGTCCGACAGTTTCACCGTGGGCCGCCCGTCGGCCGTGACCGCCTTGCACACCAGGCTGAACGGCGCCAGCGCGTCGTTCGGCACCAGGCCGCGGAAGTCGTTGGTCAGGTTGGTGCCCCAGCCGAACGAAACCTTCACCCGTCCGAGGAACTGGTGATACAGTTCCTCGATCTTTTCCACGTCCAGCCCGTCGGAAAAGATCACCAGCTTGCGCCGCGGATCCTCGCCCCGGTCGCGCCACCAGCGGATCGCGATTTCCGCCGCCTGCCCGGGGTCGCCCGAATCGATACGGATGCCGGTCCAGCTGGCCAGCCAGTCGGGGGCGTTGCGCAGGAATCCTTCGGTGCCATAGGTATCGGGCAGGATGATGCGCAGGTTGCCGTCGTGTTCCTCGTGCCAGTCGGCCAGCACGCGATAGGGCGCTTCGGCCAGTTCGGCATCGCTGCCGGCCAGCGCGGCATAGACCATCGGCAGTTCATGGGCATTGGTGCCGATCGCCTCGATATCGCGGTTCATGGCGATCTTGCAGTTCGAGGTGCCGGTAAACTTGTCGCCCAGACCCTCCTGCATGGCCTGCACGCACCAGTCCTGCCACAGGAAGCCATGCCGCCGCCGGGTGCCGAAATCGGCGATCTTCAGATGCTCCAGCTTGCGCAGGCGTTCGATCTTTTCCCACAGCCGGGCCGAGGCGCGGGCATACAGCACCTGCAATTCGAACTTGCGCATGTCCTTCAGCACGGCGCGGCTGCGCAATTCCATCAGCACGGCCAGCGCGGGGATTTCCCACAGCATGACTTCGGGCCATTTGCCCTCGAATGTCAGCTCGTATTGCCCGTCGCGCTTTTCCAGATGGTAGGGCGGCAGGCGCAGCGCCTCGAACCATTCCATGAAATCGGGGCGGAACATCTGACGCTTGCCATAGAACATGTTGCCGCGCAGCCAGGTGCTTTCGCCCCGCCGCAGGCTGAGGCCGCGCACATGGTCCAGCTGTTCGCGCAATTCCCCTTCGTCGATCAGATCGGCCAGCCGCACCGACTTCGTGCGGTTGATCAGGCTGAATTCGACGGTCGTATCGGGCTTGTTGCGGAAAATGGACTGACACATCAGCAACTTGTAAAAGTCGGTGTCGATCAGCGACCGCACGATGGGGTCGATCTTCCAGTTGTGGTTGTGAACGCGGGTCGCAATATCCATTCAGCCCTCCAGCACCACGCCGGCGGCGCGCATCGCTTGCAGCATCGCGGCCATCGAGCCGCCAAGATCAATTCCCCGGCAGGCGGCCAGATCCACCGTCACCGCATAGCCCAGTCGCGCGGCATCCAGTGCGGAAAACGCAACGCAGAAATCGGTCGCCAGCCCCGCCAGCGTTACGGCGCTGATGCCCCGGCTGCGCAGATAGCCGTCCAGCCCGGTGGGGGTGGTGCGGTCATTCTCGAAAAAGGCCGAATAGCTGTCGATCGCCGGGCGGAACCCCTTGCGGATCACCAGCTGGGCAGGATCGGTGCGCAGCGCGGGGTGAAAGGCGGCGCCATCGGTTCCCTGCACGCAATGCACCGGCCACAGCGTCTGGGCGCCATAGGGCATGTCCACCATGTCGAACGGGGCGCGGCCCGGGTGGTTGGCGGCAAAGCTGGCATGGCTGGCCGGGTGCCAGTCCTGCGTCAGAACCACGGTGGCGAACTGGCCCATCAGCGCATTGACGCGCGGGATGATCGCATCGCCATCTGCCACCGCCAGCGCGCCGCCGGGGCAGAAATCGTTCTGGACGTCGATCACGATCAACGCGTCGGTGGCCGGGCGCATGTGGATCCTCCCCCTGATGGCCGTCACACTCCCGTTGCGTAAGGGGCGGCCCCGCCCGCGTCAATCGCCTGCGGCACTTGGGGGCCTTGCGTTTTCCCGGCGCCGGGGGCAGGGGAGGGGGCATGTTCACCGTGGCCGCCCTCTATCACTTCACCCGTTTTGCCGATCCGGTCGCCTTGCGCGCGCCGCTGCTGGCGCTGGCGCGGGCGCAGGGGGTGCGCGGCTCGCTCCTGCTGGCGGCCGAGGGGATCAACGGCACCATTGCCGGCAGCCGCGCCGGCATAGATGCCATGCTGGCCCATATCCGCGCCTTGCCCGGCTGCGCCGAGCTGGACTGGAAGGAAAGCCCGGCGGCCGAGATGCCCTTTGGCCGCATGAAGGTGCGGCTGAAGCGGGAAATCGTGACCATGGGCCAGCCCGATGTCGATCCGCGCGCGCGGGTGGGGCATTACGTGCAGCCGCAGGACTGGAACGCCCTGATCAGCGCGCCCGATGTGGTGGTGATCGACACCCGCAACGATTACGAAGTGGCGATCGGCACCTTTGCCGGCGCGGTCGATCCGGGCACCCGCAGCTTTGGCGAATTCCCCGCCTGGTGGGCCGAAAACGCCGAACGGTTCCACAACAAGCGCATCGCCATGTTCTGCACCGGCGGCATCCGGTGCGAAAAATCGACCAACTTCCTGCTGGGGCAGGGGGTGCAGGATGTGTTTCACCTGAAAGGCGGTATCCTCAAGTATCTGGAGGATGTGCCGGCGCAGGACAGCCTGTGGCAGGGCGAATGCTTCGTCTTTGATCAGCGGGTCTCGGTCGGCCACGGGCTGGTGCAGGGCGACAATGCCATGTGCCATGCCTGCCGCCGCCCGGTGACACCCGCCGATCGCACCCATGCCGATTATGAGGAAGGCGTCAGTTGCCCCGCCTGCATCGGCGACCATGACGCGGCGCGGCGCGAACGGTTCCGCGAACGGATGCGTCAGGTCCGTCTGGCCCAGGCGCGCGGCGCGGCCCATCTGGGCGATGGCGCCATGCCCGAGGCGTAGCCCCGTCGCGCAAGCCGGCCATGCATTGGCCGGGATGGACAGCCACGGGTGCCGGGCCTAGGTTGCCCTGCACAACCAAAGGACGCGTCCCGCATGATCCCCGCCCGCTATGCCCATATCCTGTTCGGCCTGATCCTGTCGGGGCTGATGAGCCTGATGGTCTCGGGCATTTCCACGGCATTGGCGAGCGGCGTGGATGCGGGGTTTCCGGCGCGCTGGATTGTCGGGGCCTGGTTGCCCAGCTGGGCTGTGGCCTTTCCCGCCGTGCTGGTGGTGGCCCCGATCACCCGGCGGCTGGTTGCCGCGCTGACCCGGCCAGGGGCCGCCTGACCCTAGCCATAGACCCGGGCACCGAAGATGGCCGAGCCGACGCGCACATGGGTGGCGCCTTGGGCGATGGCATCTTCGAAATCGCTGCTCATGCCCATGGACAGGCCGGTCAGGCCGTTGCGCGCCGCCATCGCGGCCAGCTGGGCGAAATGCGGGCCTGACGGTTGATCTTCGGGCGGAATGCACATCAGGCCGCGGATCGGTAGATCCAGCGCCCGGCAGCTGGCGACAAAGGCATCGGCGTCATCGGGCAGCACGCCGGCCTTTTGCGGCTCGGCCCCCGTGTTCACCTGGATGAACAGGTCGGGACAGGCGCCGCGAGCCTGGGCCAGCCGGGCCAGCCGTTCGGCCAGTGACGGGCGGTCCACCGTGTGGATGGCATCGAACAGATCCAGCGCCTGTTTGGCCTTGTTGGTCTGCAACGGCCCGATCATGTGGACCGCGACGCCGGGATACTGCGCCCGCAGGTCGGGCCATTTGCCGGCGGTTTCCTGCACGTAGTTTTCGCCGAACACCCGGTGGCCGGCGTCCAGCACCGCCTGCACCCGGTCCAGCGGCTGGACCTTGGACACGGCGATCAGGGTAACGGCGCCGGGCGCGCGGTCATGCGCGGTCTCGGCAGAGCGGATGCGGGAGAGGATATCGTTCAGTGCCATGGCCCGTTTCTGCAAGGCTTTGCGCCAAAAGAAAAGAGCGGGCTTTCGCCCGCTCTTTCCCCGCAAGTGATCCGGATGGATCAGAAGCGGAAGCTCACGCCCAGATCGGCGCGGGTTTCTTTCATCGTGGTGCGCTCGATGCCGCCGACGACCGAAGCGCCGCCGCCCAGATCGTACGAGGCGCCCAGACCATACGAGGTCTTGGTCAGACCCAGCAGAACCGACTCGTTGGCGACATAGCCCGAAACGGTGGTCGCACCGAAGGTGTACGAGCCGTTCAGAGCGAACTTGTTGACTTTGGCGGTGCCGGCCGCGTTGTAGTTGCGGGCAGCGCCGAAGCCGACGCCGAAGTCGCCGATCTTGCCGCCGACGGTCAGGACGACCTTGTCGCCGCCTTTGTCAGCCGCCAGGCCCGTGCCGCTGCCGTCCGAAACGCCCAGAGCGACGGTCCAGCCCTGGAACTTGTACGAACCGTAGGCGCCGATGCGTTTGTTGGTGCCGATGGTGCCGCGCAGGTCGTCAGCGGTGTACGAGATGTGGCCGGTGAAGTCGCCCATCGTGTAGATGACTTCCAGACCTTCCGGACCAGCGCCCGACGAGCTGTAGGCGTCCCAGTTGAAGGTGTTGCCGGTGACGTTGGTCACCAGACCGCCCCACGACAGACCGGTCAGGCCGACCGACGGAGCGTAGACGCCGGGCATCGATTCGATCGCGCCCAGGATGTTGCCGCCAGCAACGGTCAGACCACCAGCGCGAGCGAAGACGCGAGCGCCAGCCGCGATGGTGCGGCCGCCCAGGCCACCAGCGTTGGCCGACAGTTCTTCCGAACGCAGACGAATGCGGGCACCGAAGGTGACGCCGTTGTCAGCGGTGGTCGAGGCGTCGAGGTTGATGGTGACGCGCTTTTCCAGACGGGTCTTGGAAGTGTTGCCGGTAGCGGTCCAGTTCGCATCGCCGATAGCGGCGTTGCTGTTGTACATCATGCCCAGACGAGCGTCGCCGCTCAGTTTCACTTCAGCGGCAGCAACGCCAGCCGACAGGGTCAGCGCGGTCGTCGCGATCAGAAACTTTTTCATCGTTTTCCCTCGTTGTGTCAAAGGTGCGCCCAACTCAGGGGAATCCGAATTGGGTATGCCCCTTGTTTCCTCCCAGCCGCCCGTGATTGCAACGCAAACGCGCGTCCGGCAAAGAACTCGCCGGATTCGTGGTGCAGACATGTCACAGTGGGTGGGGGCTGGGGTATACGCCGCAATGCGGCAACCCTGGCGGCGGCCTTTTGCCTGCGCGCACGGGCATATGCAAGGCGCCAGTTTGCGCCCGCGCCGCAAGGGCTTGTCCACCTGCGCCCCCTCGGCTAGACAGTTGCCATCGGATCGGAGGCCGCCCATGACAGTTCCAGCCCGTTTTCGCCTTGCGGTCACCAGCGCAGTTGTTCTTGCGCTGGCAGGATGCGGCGGCGGCGGCCTGTTTCAGGGCGGTGTGCCCGGGACGCCCCAGGATGCGGCGCAGGCCGCCGCGTTGAACGAGGCGATGTCGCGCGAGGAGCGGGCGCAGCTGGCGCGCAGCCAGACGCCGCTGACCGCCCGGCGCGGCATTCTGGGCGATCTGTTCCGCGCCCGCCGCGAAAGCGACGTGGGCACCAGCGTGAACCGCTATCTGTGGAATGCCTCGCTGGATGCGCTGTCGTTCCTGCCGGTGGAAACGGTCGATCCGTTCACCGGCGTGATCTCGACGGGGTACGGCACCCCGCCCGGCGGCGGCCGCGCCTATCGCGCGACGATCTACATCTCGGATCCGGCGCTGGATGCGCGGTCGCTGAAAGTGGCGATCCAGACCCGCGGCGGTGGCCCGGTGTCGGCCGAAACGGTGCGCGCGGTGGAAGATGCCATCCTGACCCGCGCCCGCGAACTGCGCATCCGCGATTCGCGGCTGTAGGGGCGGCGGGGTGGAACCCCGCCCTACGGCACGATATAACCGCGCCGGGCCGCAGTGCCCGGCGTTTTCACTGACAGGAACCCGCATGTCCCGCTATACGCCCTCTGACATCGAACCCAAGTGGCAGGCCGCGTGGGATCAGGCCGGGGCCTTTACCGCCAAGGCAGACCCCGCCAAGCCAAAATACTACGTGCTGGAGATGTTCCCCTATCCGTCGGGGCGCATCCACATGGGGCATGTGCGCAACTATACCATGGGCGATGTGGTGGCGCGCACCAAGCTGGCGCAGGGCTATTCGGTGCTGCACCCGATGGGCTGGGACGCCTTCGGCATGCCGGCCGAAAACGCCGCGATGGAACAGGGCGGCCACCCCGGCACCTGGACCTACAACAACATCGCGGTGATGAAGGGCCAGATGAAGCCGCTGGGCCTGTCCATCGACTGGAGCCGCGAATTCGCCACCTGCGACCCGGAATATTACGGCCAGCAGCAGGCCATGTTCCTGGACATGCTGGAAAAGGGCCTGGTCTACCGCAAGGCCGCCGTGGTCAACTGGGATCCGGTCGACATGACCGTGCTGGCCAACGAACAGGTGATCGACGGCAAGGGCTGGCGGTCGGGCGCCCCGGTCGAACGGCGCGAGCTGGTGCAGTGGTTCTTCAAGATCTCGGACTATTCCGAAGAGCTGCTGTCGGCGCTGGACGGGCTGAAGGACTGGCCGGAAAAGGTGCGCCTGATGCAGGCGAACTGGATCGGCAAGTCGCAGGGCCTGCAATTCGCCTTTGACACCGTGAACGCCCCCGAAGGCTTTGAGAAGATCGAGGTCTATACCACCCGCCCCGACACCCTGCTGGGCGCCAGCTTTGCCGCCATCGCCGCCGACCACCCGCTGGCCAAGGTGCTGGAGGCACAAAGCCCCGAGATTGCCGCCTTCATCGCCGAATGCCGCAAGGGCGGCACCACCGCCGAGGAAATCGAGACGGCGGAAAAGGTCGGCTTTGACACCGGCCTGCGCGTGCGCCACCCGCTGAACCCCGATTGGGA encodes:
- the pncA gene encoding bifunctional nicotinamidase/pyrazinamidase, whose product is MRPATDALIVIDVQNDFCPGGALAVADGDAIIPRVNALMGQFATVVLTQDWHPASHASFAANHPGRAPFDMVDMPYGAQTLWPVHCVQGTDGAAFHPALRTDPAQLVIRKGFRPAIDSYSAFFENDRTTPTGLDGYLRSRGISAVTLAGLATDFCVAFSALDAARLGYAVTVDLAACRGIDLGGSMAAMLQAMRAAGVVLEG
- a CDS encoding MT-A70 family methyltransferase; the encoded protein is MTSDAALDLRRFLGSDRFGCVMADPPWRFANRTGKVAPEHRRLSRYPTMTLDYICALPVADHLEDRAHCCLWVPNALLPDGLRVLAAWGFDYKSNLIWHKERKDGGSDGRGVGFYFRNVTEIILFGTRGKNVRTLPAGRRQVNFLSTRKREHSRKPDEQYELIESCSWGPYLELFGRGVRPGWTVWGNQADADYKPTWKTYGYNSGLAAE
- a CDS encoding DMT family transporter gives rise to the protein MALAAFGIFATHDALIKSLAASYAPVQLVFCIALFSFPLILVMLALDRAHGTLLPVNPRLMVFRGLSVALSALAAYYAFSVLPLAQVYAILFSSPLMITVLAIPLLGEKVGLRRMLAVGVGLCGVLVVLRPGSTPLSLGHLAALTAATCGALNAIIARRIGRQERPAVMLMYAMGGNFVLMGMAMPFVYRPMPGPDVAVMIVVAVMAFVAMQLVILAYRNGEAVVVAPMQYSQILWAVLYGALFFDEFPDAVTLTGTALVIANGLYIVIRESRPATSRTRPVLGPGNGKPPAL
- a CDS encoding YggS family pyridoxal phosphate-dependent enzyme; its protein translation is MALNDILSRIRSAETAHDRAPGAVTLIAVSKVQPLDRVQAVLDAGHRVFGENYVQETAGKWPDLRAQYPGVAVHMIGPLQTNKAKQALDLFDAIHTVDRPSLAERLARLAQARGACPDLFIQVNTGAEPQKAGVLPDDADAFVASCRALDLPIRGLMCIPPEDQPSGPHFAQLAAMAARNGLTGLSMGMSSDFEDAIAQGATHVRVGSAIFGARVYG
- a CDS encoding rhodanese-related sulfurtransferase, yielding MFTVAALYHFTRFADPVALRAPLLALARAQGVRGSLLLAAEGINGTIAGSRAGIDAMLAHIRALPGCAELDWKESPAAEMPFGRMKVRLKREIVTMGQPDVDPRARVGHYVQPQDWNALISAPDVVVIDTRNDYEVAIGTFAGAVDPGTRSFGEFPAWWAENAERFHNKRIAMFCTGGIRCEKSTNFLLGQGVQDVFHLKGGILKYLEDVPAQDSLWQGECFVFDQRVSVGHGLVQGDNAMCHACRRPVTPADRTHADYEEGVSCPACIGDHDAARRERFRERMRQVRLAQARGAAHLGDGAMPEA
- the pncB gene encoding nicotinate phosphoribosyltransferase codes for the protein MDIATRVHNHNWKIDPIVRSLIDTDFYKLLMCQSIFRNKPDTTVEFSLINRTKSVRLADLIDEGELREQLDHVRGLSLRRGESTWLRGNMFYGKRQMFRPDFMEWFEALRLPPYHLEKRDGQYELTFEGKWPEVMLWEIPALAVLMELRSRAVLKDMRKFELQVLYARASARLWEKIERLRKLEHLKIADFGTRRRHGFLWQDWCVQAMQEGLGDKFTGTSNCKIAMNRDIEAIGTNAHELPMVYAALAGSDAELAEAPYRVLADWHEEHDGNLRIILPDTYGTEGFLRNAPDWLASWTGIRIDSGDPGQAAEIAIRWWRDRGEDPRRKLVIFSDGLDVEKIEELYHQFLGRVKVSFGWGTNLTNDFRGLVPNDALAPFSLVCKAVTADGRPTVKLSDNPSKAMGPADEIARYKRVFGVGDQVAREVLV
- the aspS gene encoding aspartate--tRNA ligase; amino-acid sequence: MHAYRSHTCAGLNSANVGQDVRLSGWVHRVRDHGGVLFIDLRDHYGITQVLADADSPALKALERLRAETCIRIDGRVKARDASLVNPKLPTGEIEVYCTGVEVLGPSDDLPLPVFGEPDYPEETRLTYRFLDLRRETLHANMMLRSNVIRSIRNRMWDGGFNEFQTPIITASSPEGARDFLVPSRLHPGKFYALPQAPQQFKQLLMVSGFDRYFQIAPCFRDEDPRADRSPTDFYQLDLEMSFVTQEDVFATVQPVIQGLFEEFGKGRTVSTDWPRIAYRDSLLWYGSDKPDLRNPIKMQIVSEHFAGSGFAIFAKLLEQEGTEIRAIPAPKGGSRKFCDRMNSFAQSQGLPGMGYIFWREENGVMEAAGPLAKNIGPERTEAIRKQLDLGVGDAAFFLGGKPETFEAVAGRARNEIGRELGLTETDTFRFAWIVDFPMYEKDPETGKIDFSHNPFSMPQGGLEALNGDPLKVYAYQYDLACNGYELISGGIRNHTPEIMFKAFELAGYGKDEVEKRFGGMVKAFRYGAPPHGGCAAGIDRIVMLLADEANIRQVILFPMNQRAEDLLMNAPSEPTNDQLRELRLRVLPKDA
- a CDS encoding mechanosensitive ion channel family protein; translated protein: MGIDLGRLVVVVALVLAALILRKAAARLLALAAGRLMRRQPADQRQAVLTALALPAQLLSSVVALLVLGEFVLESPPGKDLVLDLAKSLIVFQIYWGIYAVISPLVQRINHRSTAASQSMLGLATTVARVLVLGLATLLDIWGIKVGPILAGFGLVGAAVALGAQNLFKNLFGGIFIIAEKRFEIGDWIRVDGVVEGTVEFIGLRTTRIRRFDLAPEFVPNSALSDNQVTNFQKMTYRQISWMIGLTYDTTPAQLQRIQSEIAAYIRTGDDFALTPDAAPLVYVDSFGDSAINLMVYCFTRTTDWESWLKIKEALLLRIMDIVTAAGSGFAFPSQSLYVESLPAGLMQGKVPPGDGGNDK
- a CDS encoding DUF2798 domain-containing protein, translated to MIPARYAHILFGLILSGLMSLMVSGISTALASGVDAGFPARWIVGAWLPSWAVAFPAVLVVAPITRRLVAALTRPGAA
- a CDS encoding BglII/BstYI family type II restriction endonuclease, with the protein product MLAGLRAAGFDVLALNHAEAILVHDFPDQLGGLVAALRTFRVGIAEVIGGGGGESGQTRRLRHALTDAGWHKHKFSVQTIVDGHERASISHEVDHVRFAPRGGLALEIEWNNKDPFFDRDLENFKRLHALSAISLGIIVTRGRSLQEAMLPRIRHWMEAQGLASDDDLDRLGISERTTAQRRAVAAQVARGSGFAEAFARKFVADKFGAASTHWAKLDERVRRGVGNPCPLLLIGLPEGTLSDDTPQPAPEPDLFA